The following are encoded together in the Methylorubrum sp. B1-46 genome:
- a CDS encoding tyrosine-type recombinase/integrase → MSGDYLLKRDGVWHYSRRVPLNVADLDRRGIVRQSTRIRVVEDPRGAKARRVADKINGELEAFWLGLLNGQAEEAHKRYDAARKRARGFGFDYLPAAEVSRLPIPEIVARLEAASTSGSELHELSVSALAGGVKQPKLMLSDLFAEYERLSATDIRDLSPDQVRKWRNPKLRAVANLIQVVGDRPISSVTRDQALDFREWWQGRVADEELDPDTANKDFGHLNTMFKAVERAMRIGLGPVFSEMRIRGASGGQRVAFLPPFVQERILADGALDGLNDEARRVIYLIVETGLRLSEACNLNGDTIRLDAPVPHVIVRADGRRMKTDQSAREIPLVGVSLMAARAQPKGFPRYRDKAASLSAAVNKILHSRGLLPIEGQTLYSLRHTFEDRLTKVEAPDKLMAALMGHKFHRPRYGLGPSLEQKQEWLQRIAFKPPSMV, encoded by the coding sequence ATGTCTGGCGACTACCTTTTGAAGCGCGACGGCGTTTGGCACTACAGCCGACGCGTCCCTCTGAACGTCGCCGATCTCGACCGGCGCGGCATCGTCCGGCAGTCCACCCGCATCCGGGTTGTGGAAGATCCCCGCGGCGCCAAGGCCCGGCGCGTTGCCGACAAGATCAACGGGGAGCTTGAAGCATTCTGGCTCGGGCTGCTGAACGGCCAGGCCGAAGAAGCCCACAAGCGTTACGATGCCGCGAGGAAGCGCGCGCGAGGCTTTGGCTTCGATTACCTGCCAGCGGCAGAGGTGTCCCGCCTCCCCATCCCTGAGATTGTCGCCCGCCTAGAGGCTGCGTCTACGTCGGGGAGCGAGCTGCACGAACTGAGCGTGAGCGCGCTGGCCGGCGGCGTGAAGCAGCCGAAATTGATGTTGTCCGATCTGTTCGCTGAGTACGAGAGGCTGAGCGCGACGGACATTCGCGACCTCTCGCCCGATCAAGTTCGCAAGTGGCGCAACCCCAAACTCCGAGCAGTGGCTAACCTGATCCAGGTCGTTGGCGACCGGCCCATATCAAGCGTGACGCGCGACCAAGCCCTCGATTTTCGCGAATGGTGGCAGGGGCGCGTCGCAGACGAAGAGCTTGATCCCGATACGGCGAACAAGGACTTCGGGCATCTCAACACGATGTTCAAAGCGGTCGAGCGCGCAATGCGGATCGGCCTTGGCCCTGTCTTCTCCGAGATGCGCATCCGTGGTGCGTCGGGAGGTCAGCGCGTCGCGTTCCTTCCGCCCTTCGTGCAGGAGCGCATCCTGGCTGACGGTGCGTTGGACGGCCTCAACGACGAGGCGCGACGTGTAATCTACCTGATTGTAGAGACGGGGCTGCGCTTGTCGGAAGCCTGCAACCTCAACGGCGACACGATCCGGTTGGACGCTCCCGTGCCGCACGTCATCGTGCGAGCTGACGGCCGGCGCATGAAGACGGACCAGTCGGCCCGAGAAATCCCGCTGGTTGGCGTGTCGCTCATGGCCGCCCGCGCGCAACCGAAAGGCTTCCCTCGCTACCGGGACAAGGCGGCGTCGCTTTCGGCGGCAGTGAACAAGATCCTGCATAGCCGCGGCCTCCTGCCGATTGAGGGGCAGACGCTCTACTCACTGCGGCACACGTTCGAAGACCGGCTGACGAAGGTGGAGGCGCCCGACAAGCTGATGGCGGCGCTCATGGGCCACAAGTTTCACCGCC
- a CDS encoding serine/threonine protein kinase, whose translation MRPVTLFSVALAGLVCAVTPVGAAPPGDKAQGPMQGQAQGPLQGQPQGQPPALPQGQPPSAAPPSQAAQAPRSQGQGMRAAERRRRISYAACNRESHRRKLSGGARRRFLVRCRLGYERRPASQPAPVRRP comes from the coding sequence ATGAGGCCCGTCACGCTGTTCTCCGTCGCGCTTGCCGGCCTCGTCTGCGCCGTCACGCCGGTCGGCGCGGCACCGCCCGGCGACAAGGCGCAGGGTCCGATGCAGGGGCAAGCCCAAGGGCCGCTTCAAGGGCAACCCCAAGGCCAGCCGCCGGCACTGCCCCAGGGACAACCGCCCTCCGCCGCCCCGCCCTCACAGGCGGCCCAAGCGCCGCGGTCGCAGGGCCAGGGCATGCGTGCCGCCGAGCGCCGACGGCGGATCTCCTACGCCGCCTGCAACCGCGAATCGCATCGCCGCAAGCTTTCGGGAGGCGCGCGCCGCCGGTTCCTCGTTCGCTGCCGCCTCGGTTACGAGCGGCGCCCGGCCTCGCAGCCGGCGCCCGTCCGTCGCCCTTGA
- a CDS encoding Hsp70 family protein, whose protein sequence is MAACGLDFGTSNTTLGIGAGDRPVLVPLEGAHRTLPSAIFFAPGRDPQIGRAAIEAYVEGTPGRLMRALKSVLGSALIEETTPVGRERIRFRDVIARYLTLVKARGEAEAGVELDTVVHGRPVHFVDNDPAGDRKAEDTLRQIAESIGFRHVRFQYEPIAAALDYERMVTSEEIALIADIGGGTSDFSIVRLSPERHRRDERADDILANDGIRIGGTDFDRNLSLGAVMPLLGLGSPMRRADLAVPNAYFHDLATWSSINRLYNPKTLREIDEVVRDAARPELVTRLRTVVEAERGHSLAMAVEGAKIAASDAGVGTVDLDWVEPGLAADVDRGRLAGHTDDLARRMAQRIDRCLTQAELSADRIDALFLTGGSTGLPHVRAALTACVPTARVVDGDTFGSVGLGLTLEAARLAA, encoded by the coding sequence ATGGCGGCCTGCGGCCTCGATTTCGGCACGTCCAACACCACCCTCGGGATCGGCGCGGGAGACCGTCCGGTCCTGGTGCCGCTGGAGGGCGCGCACCGCACCCTGCCGAGCGCGATCTTCTTCGCGCCCGGCCGCGACCCGCAGATCGGGCGAGCGGCGATCGAGGCCTATGTCGAGGGCACACCGGGCCGGCTGATGCGGGCGCTCAAATCGGTGCTCGGCTCCGCCTTGATCGAGGAGACCACGCCGGTCGGCCGCGAGCGCATCCGCTTCCGCGACGTCATCGCCCGCTACCTCACCCTGGTGAAGGCTCGCGGCGAGGCGGAGGCCGGCGTCGAACTCGACACCGTGGTGCATGGCCGCCCGGTGCATTTCGTCGACAACGATCCGGCGGGCGATCGCAAGGCGGAGGACACGCTGCGGCAGATCGCCGAGAGCATCGGCTTCCGCCATGTTCGCTTCCAGTACGAGCCGATCGCCGCCGCACTCGATTACGAGCGCATGGTGACGAGCGAGGAAATCGCGCTGATCGCCGATATCGGTGGCGGCACCTCGGACTTCTCCATCGTCCGGCTCTCGCCCGAGCGGCACCGGCGCGACGAGCGGGCCGACGACATCCTGGCCAATGACGGCATCCGCATCGGCGGCACCGACTTCGACCGCAACTTGAGCCTCGGTGCGGTGATGCCGCTCCTCGGTCTCGGGAGCCCGATGAGGCGGGCGGATCTGGCCGTGCCGAACGCCTATTTCCACGACCTTGCCACGTGGTCGAGCATCAACCGGCTCTACAATCCCAAGACCCTGCGCGAGATCGATGAGGTGGTGCGCGACGCCGCCCGGCCGGAACTCGTGACCCGTCTGCGCACGGTCGTGGAGGCGGAGCGCGGGCACTCACTCGCCATGGCGGTCGAGGGCGCCAAGATCGCCGCCTCCGATGCGGGAGTCGGCACGGTCGATCTCGACTGGGTCGAACCGGGCCTCGCGGCCGATGTCGATCGCGGCCGGCTCGCCGGGCACACCGACGACCTCGCGCGCCGGATGGCGCAGCGGATCGACCGATGCCTCACTCAAGCCGAATTATCCGCCGATCGGATCGACGCGCTGTTCCTGACCGGGGGATCGACGGGTCTGCCGCATGTGCGTGCGGCGCTCACCGCCTGCGTGCCGACGGCGCGGGTGGTCGATGGCGACACGTTCGGCTCGGTCGGGCTCGGCCTCACCCTGGAGGCGGCGCGGCTCGCGGCCTGA
- a CDS encoding ATP12 family chaperone protein: MSTSGDDVTRDWLGEPGGDGQLDPIRAARASTAPTLPKRFYAQAGVAEAEGGFRLVLDGRGANTPGRRPLVVPDLGLGEALAAEWTAQETVIDPRTMPLTRLVNTTIDGVVERRAAVAEDLGAFAGTDLVAYRAGTPDRLVAEQAAAWDPLVDWAGEALGARLFLAEGVMHVEQPEDSVAALRAAIDAVDDPFRLAALHALTTLTGSLVIALAVLHRRLSADEAWAAAHIDESYQASIWGRDAEAEARLAHRRTEFDAAALVAQRSP; the protein is encoded by the coding sequence ATGAGCACTTCAGGCGACGACGTGACCCGCGATTGGCTCGGCGAGCCCGGCGGCGATGGACAACTCGATCCCATCCGAGCCGCCCGCGCGAGCACAGCACCGACGCTGCCCAAGCGCTTCTACGCGCAGGCCGGCGTCGCGGAGGCCGAGGGTGGCTTCCGCCTGGTGCTCGACGGGCGCGGCGCAAACACACCCGGCCGCCGGCCGCTCGTCGTCCCCGATCTCGGGCTCGGTGAAGCGCTCGCGGCGGAATGGACGGCACAGGAGACGGTGATCGATCCGCGCACGATGCCACTGACCCGGCTCGTCAACACGACCATCGACGGCGTCGTCGAGCGCCGCGCCGCAGTGGCAGAGGATCTCGGCGCCTTTGCCGGCACCGACCTCGTTGCCTACCGCGCCGGAACGCCGGACCGCCTCGTCGCTGAGCAGGCCGCCGCCTGGGATCCGCTGGTAGACTGGGCCGGTGAGGCGCTGGGTGCGCGGCTGTTCCTCGCTGAGGGAGTCATGCATGTGGAGCAGCCGGAGGATTCGGTGGCGGCGCTTCGCGCGGCGATCGACGCGGTCGACGACCCGTTCCGGCTGGCGGCGCTTCACGCTCTGACGACGCTGACTGGCTCCCTCGTGATCGCGCTGGCGGTGCTGCACCGGCGCCTGAGCGCGGACGAAGCCTGGGCGGCCGCCCATATCGACGAGAGCTATCAGGCGAGCATCTGGGGGCGCGACGCGGAGGCCGAGGCCCGTCTCGCCCACCGCCGGACCGAATTCGACGCGGCCGCACTCGTCGCCCAGCGCAGCCCCTGA
- a CDS encoding replication-associated recombination protein A, translating to MSDLFVSAGLETGAPRPLADRLRPRRLSEVVGQEHLTGPDGALTRLLASRSLGSLVFWGPPGTGKTTVARLLAHETALHFEQISAIFSGIADLRKVFEAARKRRATGQGTLLFVDEIHRFNRAQLDAFLPVMEDGTVTLVGATTENPSFELNAALLSRARVLLFRALDAAALARLLARAEEMDSQPLPLDEEARAALIRMADGDGRAALTLAEEVWRSARPGETLDAETLQTLVQRRAPIYDKAQEGHYNLISALHKTVRGSDPDAALYYLCRMLDAGEDRLFIARRLVRMAVEDIGLADPQALVVANAAKDAFDFLGSPEGELALAQVTVYLACAPKSNAVYTAYKAATRVAKAAGSLAPPRTILNAPTGLMKRIGYGEGYRYDHDEPDAFSGQDYWPEALGRQHFYEPTERGMETRYRERLAYWERLRQDRRGED from the coding sequence ATGTCCGACCTGTTCGTTTCCGCCGGCCTCGAGACAGGCGCGCCCCGGCCACTCGCGGATCGTCTGCGCCCGCGGCGGCTCTCCGAGGTCGTGGGACAGGAGCACCTGACCGGGCCGGACGGGGCGCTGACGCGGCTTCTCGCCTCGCGCTCGCTCGGCTCGCTGGTGTTCTGGGGACCGCCCGGCACCGGCAAGACCACCGTGGCCCGGCTTCTCGCTCACGAGACCGCGCTTCATTTCGAGCAGATCTCGGCGATCTTTTCCGGTATCGCCGATCTGCGGAAGGTGTTCGAGGCGGCGCGCAAGCGCCGTGCAACGGGCCAGGGCACGCTGCTGTTCGTCGATGAGATCCACCGGTTCAATCGCGCGCAGCTCGATGCCTTCCTGCCGGTCATGGAGGACGGCACCGTCACCCTCGTCGGCGCGACGACGGAGAATCCCTCCTTCGAACTGAACGCGGCTCTGCTCTCGCGCGCCCGGGTGCTGCTGTTCCGCGCGCTCGATGCGGCCGCGCTCGCCCGGCTGCTGGCCCGGGCCGAGGAGATGGACAGCCAGCCCCTCCCGCTCGATGAGGAGGCGCGTGCGGCGCTGATCCGCATGGCCGACGGCGACGGGCGCGCCGCGCTGACTCTGGCGGAGGAGGTGTGGCGCTCGGCCCGTCCCGGCGAGACCCTCGATGCGGAGACGCTGCAGACCCTCGTCCAGCGGCGAGCACCGATCTACGACAAGGCGCAGGAGGGGCACTACAACCTCATTTCCGCCCTGCATAAGACCGTGCGCGGCTCAGACCCCGACGCGGCCCTGTACTATCTGTGCCGGATGCTCGATGCGGGCGAGGACCGGCTCTTCATCGCCCGACGGCTCGTGCGGATGGCGGTGGAGGATATCGGGCTGGCCGACCCGCAGGCTCTCGTCGTGGCCAACGCGGCCAAGGACGCCTTCGATTTCCTCGGCTCGCCGGAAGGCGAACTCGCGCTGGCGCAGGTCACCGTCTATCTCGCCTGCGCGCCGAAATCGAACGCGGTCTACACCGCCTACAAGGCCGCGACGCGGGTGGCGAAGGCCGCCGGTTCGCTGGCGCCGCCGCGCACCATCCTCAACGCGCCGACGGGGCTGATGAAGCGCATCGGCTACGGCGAGGGGTATCGCTACGACCACGACGAGCCCGACGCTTTCTCCGGCCAGGATTACTGGCCCGAAGCCCTCGGGCGCCAGCACTTCTACGAGCCGACGGAGAGGGGCATGGAGACCCGCTACCGGGAGCGGCTCGCCTACTGGGAACGGCTGCGGCAGGACCGCCGCGGCGAGGACTGA
- a CDS encoding RluA family pseudouridine synthase produces MKGRPPHRGSGAKRGPGGYTPRPGTGPRTSAKDAAQRAARNRGDDVSDRSPWGDDAAAESAPRPPRKPRTAAPKADPSRERAGPSAPRASAAKSARADSTWADSKRAESPAPPAGPTRREQRAAASATLASGVQTLTVAPDEAGMRIDRFLGARFPQLPFTRVQSIVRKGELRVDGKRAKPNDRLEPGSSVRVPPLKLEQPADRPRSAAKIDGDAEFLRSLILYEDADMMILNKPFGLAVQGGSGTVRHVDGLLEALTGPDGQRPRLVHRLDKDTAGCLIVAKTRLAAATLAKSFRSRAARKIYWALVAGVPRTRQGRVSTYLVKDEPTDADARMRVAKHGDEGASHALTYYATVDQAAQKLAWLSLKPVTGRTHQLRAHAAHIGHPIVGDPKYFDVENWELPGGIQNRLHLLARRIVIPHPRTGQPVDVSAPLPPHMAQSWNLLGFDAARYDPIVEAPEA; encoded by the coding sequence ATGAAGGGACGTCCTCCACATCGCGGGTCCGGCGCGAAACGCGGGCCCGGCGGCTACACGCCGCGCCCCGGCACGGGACCGCGCACCTCAGCCAAGGACGCCGCCCAGCGCGCCGCGCGCAACCGCGGCGACGATGTCAGCGACCGCTCGCCCTGGGGCGACGACGCAGCAGCCGAAAGCGCGCCGCGCCCGCCGCGCAAGCCAAGGACGGCCGCCCCGAAGGCGGATCCTTCTCGAGAGCGCGCCGGGCCGTCGGCCCCCCGAGCCTCCGCTGCCAAGTCGGCGCGGGCCGATTCTACGTGGGCCGATTCTAAGCGGGCAGAGTCCCCTGCACCGCCTGCCGGCCCGACCCGGCGCGAGCAGCGCGCGGCCGCCTCGGCGACGCTGGCGAGCGGCGTGCAGACACTGACCGTCGCCCCCGACGAGGCCGGGATGCGCATCGACCGCTTCCTCGGTGCGCGCTTTCCGCAGCTTCCCTTCACCCGCGTGCAGAGCATCGTCCGTAAGGGCGAGTTGCGGGTGGACGGCAAGCGCGCCAAGCCGAACGATCGTCTCGAGCCGGGATCGAGCGTGCGGGTGCCGCCGCTCAAGCTGGAGCAGCCGGCCGACCGCCCGCGCAGCGCCGCCAAGATCGACGGGGATGCCGAGTTCCTGCGTTCGCTGATCCTCTACGAGGACGCGGACATGATGATCCTCAACAAGCCGTTCGGGCTGGCGGTGCAGGGTGGCTCGGGCACCGTGCGCCATGTCGACGGCCTCCTGGAGGCGCTGACCGGGCCGGACGGGCAGCGCCCGCGCCTCGTCCACCGCCTCGACAAGGACACCGCCGGCTGCCTGATCGTCGCCAAGACGCGGCTCGCCGCCGCGACGCTGGCCAAGAGCTTCCGCTCCCGCGCCGCGCGAAAGATCTACTGGGCGCTGGTGGCCGGCGTGCCCCGCACCCGCCAGGGCCGAGTCTCGACCTATCTCGTCAAGGACGAGCCCACCGATGCCGACGCGCGCATGCGGGTGGCCAAGCACGGCGACGAGGGCGCGAGCCACGCACTGACCTACTACGCCACCGTCGATCAGGCGGCGCAGAAGCTCGCGTGGCTCTCGCTTAAGCCGGTCACGGGCCGGACGCACCAGTTGCGCGCCCACGCCGCGCATATCGGCCACCCGATTGTCGGCGACCCGAAATATTTCGACGTGGAGAACTGGGAGCTACCCGGCGGCATCCAGAACCGTCTGCATCTCCTGGCCCGCCGCATCGTGATCCCGCATCCGCGCACGGGCCAGCCGGTCGATGTCAGCGCGCCGCTGCCCCCGCACATGGCCCAGAGCTGGAACCTGCTCGGCTTCGATGCCGCGCGCTACGACCCGATCGTCGAGGCGCCGGAGGCCTGA
- a CDS encoding carboxypeptidase M32: MQAYATLAATFARLGALEDASGILGWDTQTQMPDGASDTRGEQLAVLSVLAHEILTDPRNAERLEAAEAEAGLGAWERANLREMRRAYAHAAAVPGDLVAAASRATTRCEMIWREARRDSDFARLRPHLEEVLRLRRLVGEAKGAALGLDPYDALLDGYDPGMRRARIDPIFSELRAVLPDLVVAVRERQAAQAPALPLPGPFPVAIQREIGLRLMRAVGFDFSRGRLDVSLHPFCGGATDDVRITTRYDEASATGALMGVLHETGHAIYEQGRPAAWRHQPVGQARGMSLHESQSLLVEMQACRSAEFCAYLAPTLRAAFGGDGPAWEAENLHRLYTRVEPGFIRVDADEVTYPAHILLRYRLETAMIAGDLAVADLPGAFNDGMRELLGLIVPDDRHGCLQDIHWPGGSFGYFPTYTLGALAAAQLFRAACAAHPGIRPALAEGDFAQLRGWLRENVHARASLMETDELLLAATGKALGAEDFLAHLRRRYLGTEA; this comes from the coding sequence ATGCAGGCTTACGCGACGCTCGCCGCCACCTTCGCCCGCCTCGGCGCTCTGGAGGATGCGAGCGGCATTCTCGGCTGGGACACGCAGACCCAGATGCCGGACGGCGCCTCCGATACCCGCGGCGAGCAATTGGCCGTACTGAGCGTGCTCGCCCACGAGATCCTCACGGACCCGCGCAATGCCGAGCGCCTTGAGGCGGCGGAGGCCGAGGCGGGTCTCGGCGCGTGGGAGCGGGCAAACCTGCGCGAGATGCGCCGGGCCTATGCCCATGCGGCCGCGGTGCCGGGCGATCTCGTCGCCGCCGCGTCGAGGGCGACGACGCGCTGCGAAATGATCTGGCGCGAGGCGCGGCGCGATTCGGACTTCGCCCGGCTGCGCCCGCATCTCGAGGAGGTGCTGCGGCTGCGTCGTCTCGTCGGCGAGGCCAAGGGGGCGGCGCTCGGGCTCGATCCCTACGACGCGCTGCTGGACGGCTACGATCCCGGCATGCGGCGCGCGCGCATCGATCCGATCTTCTCGGAATTGCGGGCCGTCCTGCCGGATCTCGTCGTCGCGGTGCGCGAGCGGCAGGCGGCGCAGGCCCCTGCCCTGCCGTTGCCCGGCCCGTTTCCGGTGGCGATCCAGCGGGAGATCGGCCTGCGGCTGATGCGGGCGGTCGGGTTCGATTTTTCCCGCGGGCGGCTCGATGTCAGCCTGCACCCCTTCTGCGGCGGCGCCACGGATGATGTCCGCATCACAACCCGCTACGACGAGGCCAGCGCCACCGGCGCGCTGATGGGCGTACTGCACGAGACCGGCCACGCGATCTACGAGCAGGGCCGCCCGGCCGCGTGGCGGCATCAGCCCGTGGGGCAGGCTCGCGGCATGAGCCTGCACGAGAGCCAGTCGCTGCTGGTCGAGATGCAGGCCTGCCGCTCGGCCGAATTCTGCGCCTACCTCGCCCCGACCCTTCGCGCGGCGTTCGGCGGTGACGGCCCGGCCTGGGAGGCGGAGAACCTGCACCGCCTCTACACCCGCGTCGAGCCCGGCTTCATCCGGGTGGACGCCGACGAGGTGACTTACCCGGCCCATATCCTGCTGCGCTACCGCCTGGAGACGGCGATGATCGCGGGCGACCTCGCGGTGGCCGACCTGCCGGGCGCCTTCAACGACGGCATGAGGGAATTGCTGGGACTGATTGTACCGGACGACCGGCACGGCTGCCTGCAGGACATCCACTGGCCGGGCGGCAGCTTCGGCTACTTCCCGACCTACACCCTCGGGGCGCTCGCCGCCGCACAGCTCTTCAGGGCGGCCTGCGCAGCGCACCCCGGCATCCGCCCGGCTCTGGCCGAGGGCGACTTTGCGCAATTGCGCGGCTGGTTGCGCGAGAACGTTCATGCCCGCGCCAGCCTGATGGAGACCGACGAATTGCTGCTCGCCGCGACCGGCAAGGCGCTCGGCGCGGAGGATTTCCTGGCGCATCTGCGCCGCCGCTATCTCGGCACGGAAGCGTGA
- a CDS encoding acyl-CoA carboxylase subunit beta, which produces MKDILEKLEERRAQARLGGGEKRLEAQHKRGKLTARERIELLLDHGSFEEFDMFVQHRSTDFGMEKQKISGDGVVTGWGTVNGRTVFLFSKDFTVFGGSLSEAHAAKIVKVQDMALKMRAPIIGIFDAGGARIQEGVAALGGYGEVFRRNVAASGVIPQISVIMGPCAGGDVYSPAMTDFIFMVRDTSYMFVTGPDVVKTVTNEVVTAEELGGAKVHTSKSSIADGSFENDVEAILQIRRLLDFLPANNIEGVPEIESFDDVNRLDKSLDTLIPDNPNKPYDMGELIRRVVDEGDFFEIQAAYARNIITGFGRVEGRTVGFVANQPLVLAGVLDSDASRKAARFVRFCNAFSIPIVTFVDVPGFLPGTAQEYGGLIKHGAKLLFAYSQATVPLVTIITRKAFGGAYDVMASKHVGADLNYAWPTAQIAVMGAKGAVEIIFRAEIGDEAKIAERTKEYEDRFLSPFVAAERGYIDEVIMPHSTRKRIARALGMLRTKEMEQPWKKHDNIPL; this is translated from the coding sequence ATGAAGGATATTCTCGAGAAGCTTGAAGAGCGCCGCGCGCAGGCCCGTCTCGGCGGCGGGGAAAAGCGGCTCGAGGCGCAGCACAAGCGCGGCAAGCTGACGGCGCGCGAGCGCATCGAACTGCTGCTCGACCACGGGTCGTTCGAGGAGTTCGACATGTTCGTCCAGCACCGCTCCACCGATTTCGGCATGGAGAAGCAGAAGATCTCCGGCGACGGCGTGGTGACCGGCTGGGGCACCGTGAACGGGCGCACCGTCTTCCTGTTCTCGAAGGACTTCACGGTGTTCGGCGGCTCGCTGTCCGAGGCGCACGCGGCCAAGATCGTCAAGGTTCAGGACATGGCGCTGAAGATGCGCGCGCCGATCATCGGCATTTTTGATGCCGGCGGCGCCCGCATCCAGGAGGGCGTGGCGGCGCTCGGCGGATACGGCGAGGTGTTCCGCCGCAACGTCGCCGCCTCCGGCGTGATCCCGCAGATCTCGGTCATCATGGGACCCTGCGCGGGTGGTGACGTCTACTCGCCGGCCATGACCGACTTCATCTTCATGGTGCGCGACACGAGCTACATGTTCGTGACCGGCCCGGACGTGGTGAAGACCGTGACCAACGAGGTCGTCACGGCGGAAGAACTCGGCGGCGCCAAAGTCCACACCTCGAAGTCGTCGATCGCCGACGGCTCGTTCGAGAACGACGTCGAGGCGATCCTGCAGATCCGCCGCCTGCTCGACTTCCTGCCCGCCAACAACATCGAGGGCGTGCCGGAGATCGAGAGCTTCGACGACGTCAACCGCCTCGACAAGTCGCTCGACACGCTGATCCCGGACAACCCGAACAAGCCCTACGACATGGGCGAGCTGATCCGCCGGGTGGTGGACGAAGGCGACTTCTTCGAGATCCAGGCAGCCTATGCCCGCAACATCATCACCGGCTTCGGCCGCGTCGAGGGTCGCACCGTCGGCTTCGTCGCCAACCAGCCGCTGGTTCTGGCCGGCGTGCTCGACTCGGATGCCTCGCGCAAGGCCGCCCGCTTCGTGCGCTTCTGCAACGCCTTCTCGATTCCGATCGTCACCTTCGTCGACGTGCCGGGCTTCCTGCCCGGAACGGCGCAGGAATATGGCGGTCTGATCAAGCACGGCGCGAAGCTGCTCTTCGCCTATTCTCAGGCGACGGTGCCGCTCGTGACCATCATCACGCGAAAAGCCTTCGGCGGCGCATACGACGTCATGGCCTCCAAGCATGTCGGCGCCGACCTGAATTACGCTTGGCCGACGGCGCAGATCGCGGTGATGGGCGCCAAGGGCGCGGTCGAGATCATTTTCCGCGCCGAGATCGGCGACGAGGCCAAGATCGCCGAGCGGACCAAGGAGTACGAGGACCGCTTCCTCTCGCCCTTCGTCGCGGCCGAGCGCGGCTATATCGACGAGGTGATCATGCCTCACTCCACCCGTAAGCGCATCGCGCGGGCGCTCGGGATGCTGCGCACGAAGGAGATGGAGCAGCCCTGGAAGAAGCACGACAACATCCCGCTCTGA
- a CDS encoding TerB family tellurite resistance protein: MPILIIFAAIIASVLFWLLRAHYAVKQLKEIDQDTKGLQRQAKSAFENIIGTPLQRVNDVRLAAVILMIQIVRTGSPITASEKTRILELMENPLEIQTISATFERAWRYTQERRPFSLAADPLLPLLRDKLTEAERMQLVDMLTKVASAHSAPSELQREALVRLKRRLSGGKPTLATSRSGNFG, encoded by the coding sequence TTGCCGATTCTCATTATCTTTGCCGCCATCATTGCCAGCGTTCTGTTCTGGCTTCTGCGGGCCCACTACGCGGTCAAGCAGCTCAAGGAGATCGATCAGGACACCAAGGGGCTCCAGCGCCAGGCGAAGTCCGCATTCGAGAACATCATCGGGACGCCGCTGCAGCGGGTGAACGACGTGCGCCTCGCGGCCGTAATCCTGATGATCCAAATCGTGCGCACCGGCAGCCCGATCACGGCCTCCGAGAAGACCCGCATCCTCGAGCTGATGGAGAACCCGCTGGAGATCCAGACGATCTCTGCGACCTTCGAGCGGGCCTGGCGCTACACGCAGGAGCGCCGACCCTTCTCCCTCGCGGCCGACCCGCTGCTCCCGCTGCTTCGCGACAAGCTGACTGAGGCCGAGCGGATGCAGCTCGTGGACATGCTGACGAAGGTCGCCTCCGCCCATTCCGCCCCGAGCGAGTTGCAGCGCGAGGCGCTGGTGCGGCTCAAGCGGCGCTTGAGCGGCGGCAAGCCGACACTCGCCACGAGCCGTTCCGGGAATTTCGGGTGA
- a CDS encoding HAD-IA family hydrolase, producing the protein MLKLIVFDVDGTLVDSQHLIVEAQRRAFSEHGLEAPARKEALSVVGLSLPEAFRRLVGEAGPIESLSHSYRKAFQTLRVDPDYEEPLFPGMAELVERLHRRDDIQLGIATGKSRRGVDHLVDKHGWERWFATIQTADDAPSKPDPAMLLQAMGEAGAEPSMTVMIGDTTYDMMMARSAGVAAIGVGWGYHTPGALFGAGAVTVVDTAASLSDLFSGPLDGSKAGPVSPRLAAS; encoded by the coding sequence GTGCTCAAGCTGATCGTCTTCGATGTCGACGGCACACTCGTCGACAGCCAGCACCTGATCGTGGAAGCTCAGCGGCGTGCCTTTTCCGAGCACGGGCTCGAAGCGCCCGCGCGCAAGGAAGCGCTTTCCGTCGTCGGGCTGTCCCTGCCCGAAGCGTTTCGCCGTCTCGTCGGCGAGGCCGGGCCGATCGAGTCACTCTCGCACAGCTACCGCAAGGCGTTCCAGACGCTGCGCGTCGATCCGGATTACGAGGAGCCGCTGTTTCCGGGGATGGCCGAGCTGGTCGAGCGTCTGCATCGACGCGACGACATTCAACTCGGCATCGCCACGGGCAAGTCGCGCCGGGGCGTCGATCATCTTGTGGACAAACACGGCTGGGAGCGCTGGTTCGCCACGATCCAGACCGCCGACGACGCGCCGTCCAAGCCCGATCCGGCGATGCTGCTCCAGGCGATGGGCGAAGCCGGCGCCGAACCGTCGATGACAGTGATGATCGGCGACACCACCTACGACATGATGATGGCCCGGAGCGCGGGCGTGGCGGCCATCGGCGTCGGCTGGGGCTACCACACGCCCGGCGCGCTGTTCGGCGCCGGCGCGGTGACGGTGGTCGATACGGCAGCCTCCCTGAGCGACCTGTTCTCGGGTCCTCTCGACGGCTCGAAAGCCGGCCCGGTCTCGCCGCGCCTTGCCGCCTCGTAG